A section of the Dehalobacter sp. DCM genome encodes:
- a CDS encoding head-tail connector protein, translating to MLVTLDEAKLYLKVDGDTDDSLITSCINSAEELCEDILRFPLAEFVEIPETVKQAALYAIGNLYEQRETVDMQSMIDLMKRLLFAYRKEGW from the coding sequence TTGCTGGTAACACTTGATGAAGCAAAACTATACCTGAAGGTCGATGGTGATACGGACGATTCGCTCATCACCTCCTGCATCAATTCTGCAGAGGAGCTTTGCGAGGACATCCTCCGGTTCCCCCTCGCTGAATTTGTAGAAATACCCGAAACGGTGAAACAGGCGGCCCTCTATGCCATCGGAAACCTTTATGAGCAGCGGGAAACCGTGGACATGCAGTCGATGATCGACCTGATGAAGCGGCTTCTCTTCGCCTATCGGAAAGAGGGGTGGTAA
- a CDS encoding head maturation protease, ClpP-related, whose amino-acid sequence MNRKFWNWVRDDTGNTLYLNGQISDETWFGDEVTPRLFKEELESCQGDITVWINSPGGDVFAAAQIYNMLMDYKGDVTVKIDGLAASAASVIAMAGTEVLMSPVAMMMIHNPMTVAIGDSQEMQRAIEMLSEVKESIINAYEIKSGLSRAKISRLMDAESWFNAKKAIEMGFADKMLFHDDSQTDHEEELEAVMFSRTAVTNSLLLKLIPPKPENKTPIEQLEKRLSLLAH is encoded by the coding sequence ATGAACCGCAAATTTTGGAACTGGGTCAGAGATGACACCGGCAACACCCTCTACCTGAACGGCCAGATTTCAGATGAGACCTGGTTCGGCGATGAAGTGACGCCAAGGCTCTTCAAAGAGGAACTGGAGTCCTGCCAGGGTGACATTACCGTGTGGATCAATTCGCCGGGCGGGGATGTTTTCGCTGCAGCACAGATCTACAACATGCTGATGGACTACAAGGGAGATGTGACGGTCAAGATCGACGGTCTTGCAGCTTCGGCGGCATCAGTTATCGCAATGGCTGGTACAGAAGTCCTGATGTCTCCCGTGGCCATGATGATGATCCACAACCCCATGACCGTTGCCATCGGGGACTCCCAGGAAATGCAGCGGGCCATCGAGATGCTTTCTGAGGTCAAGGAATCAATCATCAATGCCTACGAAATCAAGTCGGGGCTATCCCGGGCGAAGATTTCAAGGCTCATGGATGCTGAAAGCTGGTTCAACGCCAAGAAGGCCATCGAGATGGGTTTCGCCGACAAGATGCTATTTCACGACGACAGTCAAACGGATCATGAAGAAGAGTTGGAAGCTGTGATGTTCTCAAGGACCGCAGTGACCAACTCTTTGCTTTTGAAACTGATCCCGCCTAAGCCTGAGAACAAGACCCCGATCGAGCAGCTCGAAAAGAGACTGAGCCTGCTGGCTCACTAA
- a CDS encoding DUF5049 domain-containing protein, giving the protein MVKPFDPPTESYEERIIRQILAIRESGETNMFDIHRVQQIAEVSGYDELLAFTRDCKSQYAHFILTGEMLPWELDEDTYWPTDTEF; this is encoded by the coding sequence GTGGTCAAACCCTTTGACCCGCCCACAGAATCCTACGAGGAGCGGATCATTCGCCAGATACTAGCCATTCGAGAGTCCGGTGAGACCAACATGTTTGATATCCACAGGGTGCAGCAAATAGCAGAGGTCAGTGGTTACGATGAACTCCTTGCCTTCACCCGAGACTGCAAAAGCCAATATGCGCACTTCATCCTCACCGGTGAGATGCTGCCCTGGGAATTGGATGAGGATACCTACTGGCCAACGGACACGGAGTTCTAA
- a CDS encoding phage head closure protein — protein MRHRITIQRVMPVINENGFETELPQVFKTVWAEVTNLHGKEYFEAKSVQEENTVKFTIRFLEGIDQTMQILFQGRTYNITGIDHIKYRNRYMEIRALEVDVNGQD, from the coding sequence ATGAGGCATCGCATCACCATCCAGAGGGTGATGCCGGTTATAAACGAGAATGGCTTCGAAACTGAACTTCCTCAAGTCTTCAAGACGGTATGGGCCGAGGTCACAAACCTGCATGGCAAGGAGTATTTCGAAGCAAAGTCAGTCCAGGAAGAAAACACCGTCAAATTCACCATCCGCTTCCTGGAGGGAATCGATCAGACCATGCAGATCCTCTTCCAGGGCAGGACCTACAACATCACCGGCATCGACCATATCAAGTACCGGAACAGGTACATGGAGATCCGGGCTTTGGAGGTGGACGTCAATGGCCAAGATTGA
- a CDS encoding Head fiber protein, whose amino-acid sequence MSNVKNYTEQGGEKTVIGGTLEIVEGGQVVGLPSAFTPAAFQADSTATTIAGLVVDFNTLLAKLKVAGLMAAE is encoded by the coding sequence ATGAGTAATGTAAAAAACTATACCGAGCAAGGCGGTGAAAAAACTGTCATCGGCGGAACTCTTGAGATCGTGGAGGGCGGCCAGGTTGTCGGCCTGCCCTCCGCCTTCACTCCGGCTGCTTTCCAGGCCGACAGCACCGCTACAACCATCGCTGGACTGGTCGTCGACTTTAACACCCTGCTTGCCAAACTCAAGGTTGCGGGTCTTATGGCTGCCGAATAA
- a CDS encoding phage major capsid protein — MNTILELREKRAKAWESAKAFLDSKRGTDGLLSAADTETYEKMETDVMNLGKEIERLERQAAIDAELSRPTASPITNQPGANMSGEMKKGKASDTYTQAFWKAMRNKNSYDVQNALQIGTDSEGGYLVPDEFEKTLVESLEEENLFRSIAKVITTSSGDRKIPVVATKGTAFWVDEEGAIPESDDAFGQVSIGAYKLATMIKVSEELLNDSVFNLESYIAREFARRIGAKEEEAFFIGDGVGKPTGIFNATGGAQLGITAASATAITIDEVMDLFYSLKSPYRKNAIFVMNDATVKAIRKLKDGNGQYIWQPSIQAGQPDTILNRPVKTSAFVPTIAANAKSIAFGDFGYYWVADRQGRSFQRLNELFAATGQVGFKATQRVDGKLILPEAIKVLQQKA; from the coding sequence ATGAACACAATTCTTGAACTGAGAGAGAAACGCGCAAAAGCCTGGGAATCTGCAAAAGCATTCCTGGACAGCAAAAGAGGTACGGACGGCCTGCTCTCTGCCGCAGACACCGAAACCTACGAAAAGATGGAGACCGACGTCATGAACCTCGGCAAAGAGATTGAGCGTCTGGAACGTCAGGCGGCCATCGATGCAGAGCTTTCAAGACCCACCGCTTCGCCCATCACCAATCAGCCAGGAGCCAACATGTCCGGCGAAATGAAGAAAGGCAAGGCATCTGACACCTACACCCAGGCTTTCTGGAAAGCCATGAGAAACAAGAACAGCTACGATGTGCAGAACGCCCTTCAGATCGGAACGGATTCCGAAGGCGGCTACCTGGTGCCTGACGAATTCGAAAAGACCCTCGTCGAATCCCTGGAGGAAGAGAACCTCTTCAGATCCATCGCCAAAGTCATCACCACCTCATCCGGTGACAGAAAGATCCCTGTTGTCGCTACCAAGGGCACCGCCTTCTGGGTAGACGAGGAAGGCGCAATCCCAGAGTCTGACGATGCCTTCGGACAGGTCTCCATCGGGGCATACAAGCTGGCCACCATGATCAAGGTGTCTGAGGAACTCCTAAACGACAGCGTCTTCAACCTGGAGAGCTATATTGCCAGGGAGTTCGCCAGAAGGATCGGTGCCAAGGAAGAGGAAGCTTTCTTCATTGGAGACGGTGTCGGCAAGCCCACAGGCATCTTCAACGCCACCGGCGGAGCGCAGCTTGGCATTACGGCGGCTTCAGCTACCGCCATCACCATCGACGAGGTCATGGACCTTTTCTACAGCCTGAAGTCCCCGTACAGAAAGAATGCCATCTTCGTCATGAACGATGCGACGGTCAAGGCCATCAGAAAACTGAAAGACGGCAACGGGCAGTACATCTGGCAGCCTTCCATCCAGGCGGGACAGCCTGACACCATCCTGAACAGGCCGGTGAAGACCTCTGCCTTTGTTCCGACCATCGCTGCCAACGCAAAGTCCATCGCCTTCGGCGACTTCGGCTACTACTGGGTGGCTGACCGTCAGGGCAGATCCTTCCAGAGACTGAACGAACTCTTCGCTGCAACCGGACAGGTGGGCTTTAAGGCTACGCAAAGGGTCGACGGAAAGCTGATCCTTCCTGAAGCCATCAAGGTCCTTCAGCAGAAAGCGTAG
- a CDS encoding virulence protein: MKINYEVSGTERKRLVQAISEITETKPKYLGVPSCAYQVGDYKVGKNGELTFNEQVTADNLELLVERLAEQGFEAEITKPAQAEKPFEEDKGSAPPEDEIGGLVIELPRESFTDTNLENLKKLIESKDSLIRNALGVKELPLEITEDKVSFPWFSFPVTAEEIKAYSAFITSLAKLAKEQKRVTAKPKEVENEKYAFRCFLLRLGFIGDEYKQERKILLSKLTGSSAFKTSDATEVE, from the coding sequence ATGAAAATCAACTACGAAGTCTCAGGGACAGAGCGCAAGCGACTGGTTCAGGCCATCAGCGAAATCACGGAAACAAAGCCAAAATACCTGGGCGTCCCATCCTGCGCCTACCAGGTGGGCGACTACAAAGTCGGCAAGAACGGCGAACTTACATTCAATGAGCAAGTAACTGCGGACAATCTGGAGCTGCTTGTCGAGAGACTGGCCGAACAGGGCTTTGAAGCCGAAATCACAAAGCCCGCTCAGGCAGAGAAACCTTTCGAAGAAGACAAAGGATCCGCACCGCCTGAGGATGAAATCGGAGGGCTTGTGATCGAACTCCCTCGCGAATCTTTCACAGACACGAACCTCGAGAACCTGAAAAAGCTTATCGAAAGCAAGGACTCGCTGATCAGGAACGCCCTTGGGGTCAAGGAACTTCCGCTTGAAATCACAGAAGATAAAGTAAGCTTCCCCTGGTTCAGCTTCCCGGTGACCGCCGAAGAGATCAAAGCCTACTCCGCTTTCATCACCTCCCTTGCCAAACTGGCTAAGGAACAGAAACGGGTCACAGCAAAGCCCAAGGAAGTCGAAAACGAAAAATATGCCTTCCGCTGCTTCCTCCTAAGGCTTGGATTCATCGGGGACGAGTACAAACAAGAACGCAAGATCCTGCTTTCCAAGCTGACAGGAAGCTCAGCCTTTAAGACATCGGATGCAACGGAGGTGGAGTAA
- a CDS encoding DUF6262 family protein, whose product MRKIPDSLLNLQQKQREQTISAVKSTIQELKAEGCPVTIKRLCERTGLSRSVFSKPHVKALMDEELFHIPAKTVSEGTLESQYAKLLLQLEKSKRRESDLKSANIQLRETVQELRSECELLRGELHSLMQRGMRLQGGGERK is encoded by the coding sequence ATGAGAAAAATTCCTGATTCCCTGCTCAATCTACAGCAAAAGCAGCGTGAACAAACGATATCCGCTGTTAAAAGCACGATACAGGAGCTGAAGGCGGAAGGGTGTCCGGTTACCATAAAACGCTTATGCGAACGGACGGGGCTTTCACGTTCGGTATTCAGCAAGCCGCACGTGAAAGCCTTGATGGATGAGGAACTCTTCCATATCCCTGCAAAGACTGTATCCGAAGGGACGCTGGAGAGTCAATATGCGAAGCTACTCCTGCAATTGGAGAAATCCAAGCGCCGGGAAAGCGATCTTAAGTCTGCAAATATTCAATTGCGTGAAACTGTACAGGAATTGCGTTCTGAATGTGAGCTGCTGCGGGGGGAACTTCATTCCCTTATGCAGCGTGGAATGCGGCTTCAAGGAGGGGGTGAGCGAAAATGA
- a CDS encoding HK97-gp10 family putative phage morphogenesis protein, producing MAKIELEGMQELIDKVNKLGSRGTQIKKNALEKSAAMVKGSMEEKAPRSDSNKKHMAENIQVSEIDTANGVDFIQIGPNKGDNSEFFYSKFTEWGTSKIPAVHWAENSVLENRKKIDETIKDELQRGLDELA from the coding sequence ATGGCCAAGATTGAGCTTGAGGGCATGCAGGAGCTGATCGACAAAGTCAATAAGCTTGGAAGCCGCGGTACCCAAATCAAGAAGAATGCCCTGGAAAAATCAGCAGCTATGGTCAAAGGCAGCATGGAAGAAAAAGCTCCCCGCTCCGACTCCAACAAAAAGCACATGGCTGAGAACATCCAGGTATCTGAGATTGATACGGCAAACGGCGTGGACTTCATTCAGATCGGCCCAAACAAGGGCGACAACTCTGAATTCTTCTACTCCAAATTCACCGAGTGGGGAACCTCAAAGATCCCAGCCGTGCACTGGGCTGAGAACTCCGTTCTGGAGAACAGAAAAAAGATCGACGAAACTATAAAAGATGAACTTCAAAGGGGGCTTGATGAACTTGCTTAA
- a CDS encoding DUF7678 domain-containing protein: protein MWTEGTIKTPTSLVRYWVKYFEEGSEFGIEGGRISKLMIRREDETIASYERGWDVEPKDEDAQIAFQILMSKFN, encoded by the coding sequence ATGTGGACAGAAGGAACCATCAAAACCCCAACGAGCTTAGTCAGATACTGGGTCAAATACTTTGAGGAAGGATCCGAGTTTGGGATTGAGGGCGGGCGGATTTCAAAACTGATGATCAGGCGCGAGGACGAAACCATCGCCAGCTACGAGCGCGGCTGGGATGTGGAACCAAAGGATGAAGACGCCCAGATTGCTTTCCAGATCCTGATGAGCAAATTCAACTAA
- a CDS encoding site-specific integrase yields the protein MPSNAAVQENFQEDRKVEYRAFVASISGSDCFGDDIWHCDRLKKHPADRSCVLHFVNVPEQFKEAAKYFIVLKLLGGMRVSSARQHVIRLIWFLQFLELQGEEDALYCCTPSFVAGFKAYLDGNCTKEQVKNGIWQVIKNFFDVMQGWEGRKLYNHFAGNPFVQPLHYDEKLIPPFVERQLDRLFLMPEIQLHIRVAYWIMRLFPTRVSEVCAMEPDCVKQFDGHFILFLPSWKQNGGYNLAEMRSLHIEYEGIGKYLIDLLHEQQEAQRALSPYLPENQRGLLLAYKKAWYRYGKWAETVVRKHNVLTATPNHINVFFKRYCEMYDVRDENGTLYVLKSHMLRHNGITDRLAEGFTIEQIAHMTGHKNDQMILKSYNHLDLRPEVLTEKQRLVLGESDESSPVMFHGRILSMNPQTEARLLENLRAHRVRGGICSDITGCKCDMQACLNCRYFIPEIEQIPFFEEQAEAWRIKAVRFKAFPIIQKNAAANAVLYQEVVNKMKTYLEVTGDEKNS from the coding sequence ATGCCAAGTAATGCTGCGGTGCAGGAAAACTTTCAGGAAGATCGTAAAGTGGAATACCGCGCCTTTGTTGCCAGTATTTCAGGCAGCGATTGCTTTGGTGACGACATATGGCACTGCGACAGGCTCAAAAAGCATCCGGCTGACAGATCCTGTGTGCTCCACTTTGTGAATGTCCCGGAACAATTTAAGGAAGCAGCCAAATACTTCATTGTGCTGAAACTGCTTGGAGGCATGCGAGTATCATCAGCCCGGCAGCACGTGATCCGGCTGATATGGTTCCTGCAGTTTCTAGAATTGCAGGGTGAAGAAGATGCTCTGTATTGTTGCACGCCGTCCTTTGTCGCTGGATTTAAAGCATATCTGGATGGGAATTGTACAAAGGAACAGGTAAAAAACGGCATATGGCAAGTCATCAAGAACTTTTTTGATGTCATGCAGGGATGGGAAGGCCGGAAGCTATACAATCATTTCGCCGGAAACCCATTCGTTCAGCCTTTACACTATGACGAAAAGCTGATTCCTCCTTTTGTTGAACGCCAGCTTGACCGGTTATTTCTAATGCCGGAAATACAGCTTCATATTCGGGTCGCGTATTGGATTATGAGGCTTTTTCCCACGCGGGTCAGCGAGGTCTGCGCAATGGAGCCGGACTGCGTCAAGCAGTTTGACGGGCATTTTATTCTGTTCCTCCCCTCATGGAAGCAAAACGGCGGCTACAACCTGGCAGAGATGCGCAGCCTCCACATTGAGTATGAGGGGATTGGGAAATATCTGATAGACCTTTTACATGAGCAGCAGGAAGCGCAGCGTGCCCTATCGCCTTATCTGCCGGAAAATCAGCGGGGACTGCTGCTGGCCTACAAGAAAGCCTGGTACAGATACGGAAAATGGGCCGAAACAGTTGTCCGGAAGCACAATGTCCTGACAGCTACCCCTAACCATATCAACGTGTTCTTCAAACGATACTGCGAAATGTATGATGTCCGTGATGAAAACGGAACCCTATATGTTCTGAAAAGCCACATGCTCAGACACAACGGCATTACAGACCGGCTGGCAGAAGGCTTTACCATAGAGCAGATCGCCCACATGACAGGCCACAAGAACGACCAGATGATTCTCAAATCATACAACCATCTCGACCTGCGTCCGGAGGTTCTTACGGAAAAGCAGAGGCTTGTTTTGGGGGAGTCTGACGAGTCATCTCCGGTTATGTTTCATGGGAGAATCCTGAGCATGAACCCGCAGACGGAGGCCAGGCTGCTGGAAAACCTGCGTGCCCACAGGGTGCGCGGCGGCATATGCAGTGATATTACCGGATGTAAATGCGATATGCAGGCTTGCTTGAACTGCCGCTATTTTATTCCTGAAATCGAGCAGATTCCGTTCTTTGAGGAACAGGCCGAAGCCTGGCGCATAAAAGCGGTGCGGTTCAAAGCCTTTCCTATCATTCAAAAAAATGCCGCTGCAAATGCTGTTCTATATCAGGAGGTTGTAAACAAAATGAAAACATATCTGGAGGTAACTGGCGATGAGAAAAATTCCTGA
- a CDS encoding phage portal protein — MDIPILSKIFKARDKPTDYYSGSNYTFLFGGTASGKTVNEFTAMQTTAVYSCVRILSEALASLPLHVYRYSQGGKERVYDHPLYHILHDEPNSEMTSFVFRETLMSHLLIWGNAYAQVIRDGAGRVVALYPLLPNKMEVWRDKKGEIFYTYSRNSDENPNLKDYGSVVLRRQDVLHIPGLGFDGLVGYSPIAMAKNAVGMTLACEEYGASFFANGANPGGVLEHPGVLKDPKKVRDSWNEVYRGTNNAHKVAVLEEGMKYQQIGIPPEEAQFLETRKFQINEIARLYRIPPHMVGDLEKSSFSNIEQQSLEFVKYTLDPWVIRWEQALQRSLLLPREKTEYFIKLNVDGLLRGDYQSRMNGYSIARQNGWLSANDIREMEDMNPIPDVEGGNLYLINGNMTKLKDAGAFANTANTPDTQIQQKGSDA, encoded by the coding sequence ATGGATATACCCATTCTCTCAAAGATTTTCAAGGCAAGGGATAAGCCCACCGACTACTATTCCGGCTCAAACTACACCTTCCTTTTCGGAGGGACCGCCAGCGGAAAGACCGTGAACGAGTTTACCGCCATGCAGACCACTGCTGTCTATTCCTGTGTGCGCATCCTGTCAGAAGCTCTGGCTTCGCTGCCCCTCCATGTCTATCGCTATAGCCAGGGCGGCAAGGAGAGAGTCTACGACCACCCGCTTTACCACATCCTGCACGATGAGCCAAACAGCGAGATGACCTCCTTTGTTTTCAGGGAAACACTTATGAGCCACCTCCTCATCTGGGGGAACGCCTACGCACAGGTCATCCGTGATGGAGCCGGACGCGTGGTGGCGCTTTATCCGCTCCTTCCCAACAAGATGGAGGTCTGGCGGGATAAGAAAGGCGAGATCTTCTACACCTATTCCCGGAACTCGGATGAGAACCCCAACTTAAAGGATTACGGTTCTGTAGTGCTTCGAAGGCAGGACGTGCTCCATATCCCGGGGCTTGGTTTTGACGGTTTAGTTGGGTACTCGCCCATTGCGATGGCGAAAAATGCTGTGGGCATGACCCTCGCTTGCGAGGAATACGGTGCGAGCTTCTTCGCCAACGGGGCCAATCCCGGCGGTGTTCTGGAGCACCCCGGCGTACTTAAAGACCCCAAAAAGGTCCGAGACTCCTGGAATGAGGTGTACCGGGGAACTAACAACGCCCACAAGGTTGCGGTCCTCGAGGAGGGCATGAAATACCAGCAGATAGGCATCCCTCCGGAAGAAGCGCAGTTCCTCGAAACAAGGAAGTTCCAGATCAATGAGATTGCAAGGCTCTACCGGATCCCGCCGCACATGGTTGGGGATCTGGAAAAGTCCAGCTTCTCGAACATCGAGCAGCAATCCCTGGAGTTCGTGAAGTACACCCTCGACCCCTGGGTCATCCGCTGGGAACAGGCCCTCCAACGGTCCTTGCTCCTGCCGCGAGAAAAAACCGAGTACTTCATCAAGCTGAATGTGGACGGGCTGCTTCGCGGCGATTACCAAAGTCGCATGAACGGCTACTCTATCGCAAGGCAAAACGGGTGGCTGTCCGCCAACGATATACGCGAGATGGAGGATATGAACCCTATCCCCGATGTGGAAGGCGGAAACCTCTACCTCATCAACGGCAACATGACAAAGCTCAAGGATGCCGGGGCGTTTGCAAATACAGCCAATACACCCGACACACAGATTCAACAGAAAGGAAGTGATGCATGA
- a CDS encoding terminase large subunit produces MRRLKKYKSTQFMGKDSHYDKAAADYAVGFIECLSHTKGTWAGKPFELIDWQEQIIRDVFGTIKSNGYRQFNTAYVEIPKKMGKSELAAAIALLLTCGDGEERAEVYGCAADRNQASIVFNVAADMVRLCPALSKRVKILDSQKRLIYLPTGSIYQVLSADVSNKHGFNTHGVVFDELHTQPNRKLFDVMTKGSGDARMQPLYFLITTAGNDTNSICYEIHQKAQDILDGRKIDPTFYPVIFGADETDDWTDPKVWKKANPSLGITVGMDKVKAACESAKQNPAEENSFRQLRLNQWVKQAVRWMPMDKWDKCSFPVNPDLLEGRVCYGGLDLSSTTDITAFVLVFPLEDENDKYIVLPYFWIPEENIDLRVRRDHVPYDVWQKQGHLQTTEGNVVHYGFIEAFIEKLGEKYNIKEIAFDRWGAVQMVQNLEGMGFTVVPFGQGFKDMSPPTKELMKLTLEEKLAHGGHPVLRWMMDNIFIRTDPAGNIKPDKEKSTEKIDGAVATIMALDRSLRTEVRNSVYDDRGILVF; encoded by the coding sequence ATACGAAGGCTGAAGAAATACAAGTCCACTCAATTCATGGGCAAGGATTCCCACTACGACAAAGCCGCCGCAGACTATGCGGTCGGGTTTATTGAATGCCTGTCCCACACAAAAGGCACCTGGGCAGGAAAGCCCTTCGAACTCATCGACTGGCAGGAGCAAATCATCCGCGATGTTTTCGGGACAATCAAGTCCAACGGCTATCGTCAGTTCAACACGGCATACGTGGAAATCCCCAAGAAGATGGGCAAATCGGAACTGGCTGCCGCCATTGCCCTGCTCCTCACCTGCGGCGACGGTGAGGAACGGGCTGAAGTATACGGGTGCGCCGCCGACCGTAACCAGGCATCCATCGTCTTTAATGTGGCGGCTGACATGGTGAGACTATGCCCGGCACTTTCAAAGCGCGTGAAGATCCTGGATTCCCAGAAGCGTCTGATCTACCTCCCAACCGGGAGCATCTACCAGGTGCTTTCGGCGGACGTTTCCAACAAGCACGGCTTCAACACCCACGGAGTCGTGTTCGACGAGCTTCACACGCAGCCAAACCGAAAACTCTTTGACGTTATGACCAAAGGCAGCGGCGACGCCAGGATGCAGCCGCTCTACTTTCTGATCACCACTGCCGGCAATGATACCAACAGCATCTGCTATGAGATCCACCAGAAAGCCCAGGACATCCTGGACGGGAGGAAAATCGACCCGACCTTCTATCCCGTCATCTTCGGGGCTGATGAAACTGACGACTGGACCGATCCGAAGGTCTGGAAAAAGGCAAACCCCTCCCTTGGCATCACAGTCGGCATGGACAAGGTAAAGGCCGCCTGCGAAAGCGCCAAACAAAACCCTGCCGAGGAGAACAGCTTCAGGCAGCTTAGGCTGAACCAGTGGGTCAAACAGGCAGTACGTTGGATGCCGATGGATAAATGGGACAAATGCTCATTCCCGGTCAACCCGGATTTACTGGAAGGGCGCGTCTGCTATGGGGGTCTCGACCTTTCAAGCACCACGGACATTACGGCTTTCGTTCTGGTATTCCCTCTGGAAGATGAGAATGACAAGTACATCGTCCTCCCTTACTTCTGGATCCCGGAGGAGAACATCGACCTCCGTGTCCGGCGGGATCATGTGCCTTACGATGTTTGGCAAAAGCAAGGACACTTGCAGACTACCGAGGGAAACGTGGTCCATTACGGCTTCATAGAAGCTTTCATTGAAAAACTCGGAGAAAAATACAACATCAAGGAAATCGCCTTTGACCGCTGGGGAGCCGTGCAGATGGTTCAGAACCTGGAAGGCATGGGCTTTACGGTGGTTCCCTTCGGTCAGGGCTTCAAAGATATGTCTCCGCCGACCAAGGAGCTTATGAAACTGACCCTGGAAGAAAAGCTCGCCCACGGCGGGCATCCGGTCCTGAGGTGGATGATGGACAACATCTTCATACGGACAGATCCGGCGGGAAACATAAAGCCGGACAAGGAAAAAAGCACCGAGAAGATCGACGGAGCCGTGGCAACAATCATGGCTCTCGACAGATCCCTGCGAACAGAGGTCAGAAACAGCGTATATGACGACCGGGGGATTTTGGTCTTCTAA